The following coding sequences lie in one Methanothermobacter sp. MT-2 genomic window:
- a CDS encoding nitroreductase encodes MSLLETIKERRSIRKFKRKDIPEEHLEKIMEAARWAPSAGNLQSRKFLIVKNPQLKNELSKAAYGQPSIAEAPIVIVACADLERSALGYGERGRNLYCLFDVAASVENMLLEIHELGLGACWIGAFDERLVAGILDIPSTLRPVTLLPVGYPAEKPSPPPRVSIEEAFKVID; translated from the coding sequence ATGAGTCTTTTGGAAACTATCAAGGAGAGAAGGAGTATAAGGAAATTTAAAAGGAAGGATATACCCGAGGAACATCTTGAGAAGATAATGGAAGCCGCAAGATGGGCTCCATCTGCAGGCAACCTCCAAAGTAGAAAATTCCTAATCGTTAAAAACCCTCAACTCAAAAATGAACTTTCAAAGGCAGCCTATGGCCAACCATCCATAGCAGAGGCTCCTATTGTTATCGTTGCATGCGCCGACCTCGAAAGATCCGCCCTAGGCTATGGTGAACGTGGAAGAAACCTTTACTGTCTTTTTGATGTCGCCGCATCAGTTGAGAACATGCTGCTTGAAATCCATGAACTCGGCCTCGGAGCTTGCTGGATCGGAGCATTCGATGAAAGACTCGTAGCCGGAATATTGGATATCCCATCCACTCTAAGACCTGTAACGCTTCTACCAGTGGGTTATCCTGCTGAGAAACCATCACCACCACCTAGGGTGAGCATAGAAGAGGCCTTTAAGGTGATAGATTAG
- a CDS encoding predicted helicase, with protein sequence MIQRILERFKEDRRFKDAIEHIETIPGRKAKYTRVGGLPENIKGYLLENGMKLYHHQARVLEYIRNGMNVIITTPTASGKTLAFNLPIMEKLTHDENATALYIYPAKALSNDQLKVLKELESELGLKLNPSVYDGDTPKNKRPWIRANARIVITNPYQLHRILPWHRQWHRFYKNLKFIVVDEAHQYRGVFGSNVAFLIRRLKRICNYYGSDPQFIVSSATLANPQEFAEKLIGEKFKLVSKDTSPSGKKHFILYNPSKKKEQLSTHQETKNILSYLVFNRLQCLCFTVSRRMAELIARWTREELDKKKKELVYRVTAYRAGYRPEDRRKIEEGLRSGELLGVSATNALELGIDIGSLDAVIISGYPGTMISTWQQAGRAGRKENDSIIVLVAFENPLDQYLMKNPSFIFEKSHENAIIDLKNRFILRNQIACAASELPLNLEDFFEHDFNLKVIAEMLKDGELTITDHGLVYSGGGDPQFIYGLDQISDDNFTVLDNGRVLERMDRAHAYREAHEGAVLINRGDTYTVDEFDLKRRRIHVTKKSVDYHTQAFKRIDLKVKRVLRKRRFQGLDLYFGEVEVTEDYYLYRVMAYSKVLGTFPLVLPPLKFRSTALWFTISEELEGKIRDEFGDEAFEGGLHGCEHAIISLFPLHVLCDRMDIGGLSTSHHTDTGAATIFIYDAFEGGIGLAEKAFALFEDVIASTFELVDSCGCVDGCPSCIYSPKCGNDNKPLHKEATRSLLAYLDSVTSGGFLMDVEIGVGEDIDLEVEGVYSEVYSLYRSGKFAEAKLKLHDVLEKNPGDARAWYLMGAILTRQGEKEMAAYFHGMARRG encoded by the coding sequence ATGATCCAAAGGATACTAGAAAGATTCAAAGAAGATAGGAGATTCAAGGATGCTATCGAACACATAGAGACCATACCAGGAAGGAAAGCAAAATATACTAGAGTCGGTGGTCTGCCAGAGAATATAAAAGGATACCTACTAGAAAATGGGATGAAACTTTACCATCACCAGGCTAGGGTTCTTGAATATATCCGTAATGGTATGAATGTTATCATAACAACTCCAACAGCTTCGGGTAAAACATTGGCATTTAACCTTCCAATAATGGAAAAACTAACCCATGATGAGAATGCAACAGCTCTCTACATATACCCTGCCAAGGCCCTATCCAACGACCAATTAAAAGTTTTAAAGGAGTTGGAATCCGAGCTTGGGCTGAAATTGAATCCAAGTGTTTATGATGGTGACACGCCAAAAAATAAACGGCCTTGGATAAGAGCGAATGCAAGGATTGTTATAACTAACCCTTATCAACTTCACAGGATTCTGCCATGGCACCGACAATGGCATCGATTCTATAAAAACTTGAAATTTATAGTTGTAGACGAAGCACACCAATATCGCGGCGTCTTCGGATCAAACGTGGCATTCCTCATAAGGAGGCTTAAAAGAATCTGTAACTACTATGGCTCCGATCCACAATTTATAGTTTCAAGCGCAACCCTTGCAAACCCCCAAGAGTTCGCGGAGAAACTCATAGGCGAAAAATTCAAATTAGTTTCAAAGGACACTTCACCATCTGGAAAAAAACACTTCATACTCTACAATCCCTCCAAGAAGAAAGAACAACTATCAACGCACCAAGAAACCAAGAACATACTATCATACCTTGTATTTAACAGGTTGCAGTGTCTTTGCTTCACAGTCTCGAGGAGGATGGCCGAGCTCATAGCACGTTGGACAAGAGAAGAACTCGACAAAAAGAAAAAGGAGCTCGTATACCGCGTAACAGCATACCGTGCAGGTTACAGGCCCGAAGACAGGCGAAAAATAGAAGAGGGCTTGAGAAGTGGGGAACTTTTAGGTGTTAGCGCGACAAACGCCCTAGAACTTGGCATAGACATAGGATCTTTAGATGCGGTTATAATATCAGGGTATCCTGGGACTATGATATCTACTTGGCAGCAGGCCGGCCGTGCAGGTAGAAAAGAGAACGATTCTATCATAGTACTTGTGGCTTTTGAAAATCCACTAGACCAGTATCTTATGAAGAATCCATCATTTATTTTTGAAAAGTCTCATGAGAATGCTATAATAGACCTTAAAAACAGGTTTATACTTAGGAATCAGATAGCATGTGCTGCAAGCGAACTACCCTTGAATCTTGAAGATTTTTTTGAGCATGACTTTAACTTGAAGGTTATAGCAGAGATGTTAAAGGATGGTGAACTTACTATAACAGATCATGGCCTCGTATATAGTGGAGGAGGCGATCCTCAGTTTATTTATGGGCTTGATCAGATATCAGATGATAATTTCACAGTCTTGGATAATGGTAGGGTTCTTGAGAGGATGGATAGGGCGCATGCTTATCGTGAAGCCCATGAAGGTGCGGTGCTCATAAATCGTGGGGACACCTATACAGTGGATGAATTCGATTTGAAGAGGCGCAGGATCCATGTTACAAAAAAGAGTGTGGATTATCATACGCAGGCCTTTAAAAGGATTGATCTTAAAGTTAAAAGGGTTTTGAGAAAGAGGAGATTTCAGGGTTTAGATTTGTATTTTGGGGAGGTTGAAGTTACAGAGGATTATTATCTTTATCGTGTGATGGCTTATAGTAAAGTTCTTGGAACTTTTCCGTTGGTTTTGCCGCCTTTAAAGTTTAGGTCAACCGCTCTCTGGTTCACCATCTCAGAGGAACTTGAGGGGAAGATTAGGGATGAGTTTGGTGATGAGGCTTTTGAGGGTGGTTTGCATGGTTGTGAACATGCTATTATTTCATTGTTCCCTTTACATGTGCTTTGTGATCGTATGGATATTGGTGGTTTGTCAACTTCTCATCATACTGATACTGGTGCGGCTACAATATTCATTTATGATGCTTTTGAGGGTGGTATAGGATTGGCTGAGAAGGCTTTTGCATTATTTGAGGATGTTATCGCTTCGACTTTTGAGCTTGTGGATTCTTGTGGCTGTGTTGATGGTTGTCCTTCTTGTATATATTCTCCTAAGTGTGGTAATGATAATAAACCATTGCATAAGGAGGCTACTAGGAGTTTACTTGCATATTTGGATAGTGTGACTAGTGGAGGCTTTTTGATGGATGTTGAGATTGGGGTGGGTGAGGATATTGATTTGGAGGTTGAGGGTGTGTATTCTGAGGTTTATTCTCTTTATAGAAGTGGTAAGTTTGCTGAGGCGAAGTTGAAGCTCCATGATGTGCTTGAGAAGAATCCTGGGGATGCGAGGGCATGGTATCTTATGGGTGCTATTCTTACAAGGCAAGGGGAAAAGGAGATGGCGGCGTACTTCCATGGAATGGCTAGGAGAGGTTGA
- a CDS encoding two component transcriptional regulator, winged helix family: MEWLGEVESHTMIFFRLKFFFLTPKSTCIYMHVDRLHQGDKIEQNPNSHHNNHPSNNSRNIPAKQP, translated from the coding sequence ATGGAATGGCTAGGAGAGGTTGAATCCCATACTATGATTTTTTTTAGGTTGAAATTTTTCTTTTTGACACCCAAATCGACATGTATTTATATGCATGTCGATAGATTACATCAAGGTGATAAAATTGAACAAAACCCTAATAGCCACCATAATAATCATCCTAGTAACAATAGTAGGAATATACCAGCTAAGCAACCCTAA
- a CDS encoding ABC transporter substrate-binding subunit — MNKTLIATIIIILVTIVGIYQLSNPKKEILRISTTTSLEDTGLLEELEAKFEKEYPNIDVQIVSGGTGIAIERGKKGDADLIIVHDKKREEEFINEGYGTKRYPFAYNYFYIVGPKDDPAKINETKTAQEAFQKILTEAQKNPQVKFVSRGDNSGTHTREIKIWNKTGIDYNKIKESPWYIETGSGMADTLRVADEKQAYTITDSGTYLAYKNQLNLTVYISNDSDLLNVYSAIPINPEKIKGTNYDAAMKFINFLLSKEGQKIISQYGEDKYGKPLFTPLS; from the coding sequence TTGAACAAAACCCTAATAGCCACCATAATAATCATCCTAGTAACAATAGTAGGAATATACCAGCTAAGCAACCCTAAAAAAGAAATCCTTAGAATATCCACAACAACAAGCCTCGAAGACACAGGATTGCTCGAAGAACTCGAAGCCAAATTCGAAAAAGAGTATCCCAACATAGACGTTCAAATAGTATCAGGAGGAACCGGAATAGCCATAGAACGTGGAAAAAAAGGAGACGCGGACCTAATAATAGTCCATGACAAAAAAAGAGAAGAGGAATTCATAAATGAAGGCTACGGGACGAAAAGATACCCATTCGCCTACAACTACTTCTACATAGTCGGCCCAAAAGACGACCCGGCAAAAATCAACGAAACAAAAACCGCGCAAGAAGCATTCCAAAAAATACTCACAGAAGCGCAAAAGAATCCTCAAGTAAAATTTGTATCAAGGGGCGATAATTCAGGAACACACACAAGAGAAATAAAAATCTGGAACAAAACCGGCATAGATTACAACAAAATAAAAGAGAGTCCATGGTATATTGAAACCGGCAGTGGAATGGCCGACACTCTCAGAGTAGCCGATGAAAAACAAGCCTACACAATCACAGACTCCGGAACCTACCTAGCATACAAAAACCAACTAAACCTCACAGTCTATATTAGCAATGACAGCGACCTTCTTAACGTTTACAGTGCAATACCCATAAACCCAGAAAAGATAAAAGGAACAAACTATGACGCCGCCATGAAATTCATAAACTTCCTACTAAGCAAAGAAGGACAAAAAATCATAAGCCAATACGGCGAAGACAAATATGGGAAACCACTATTCACACCACTCTCCTAA
- a CDS encoding ABC-type transporter protein, periplasmic component, whose protein sequence is MNEILQGILEALELIITLNPEVIDITSRTLMISLSSTLFASLIAVPTGAIIHFKEFKGKRAIINLIQTLYSIPTVLVGLLVFMLISKSGPLGSLNLLFTPGGMILAQAILISPLITGFTITALKGVGSEIVDLARSLGATEYQTLVTLISEARYAIVAAIILGFGRAISEVGIAIMIGGNIRGYTRVITSAMSLETSKGNLELSIALGIILLLISLMVNTLLNYFQER, encoded by the coding sequence TTGAACGAAATACTACAAGGCATCCTAGAAGCATTAGAACTCATAATAACACTAAACCCAGAAGTCATTGATATAACATCACGCACACTGATGATCTCATTATCATCAACACTATTCGCATCACTCATCGCAGTACCCACAGGGGCAATAATACACTTTAAAGAATTCAAGGGCAAAAGAGCCATCATAAACCTAATCCAAACACTATACAGTATACCCACAGTACTAGTAGGATTACTTGTATTCATGCTCATCTCAAAATCCGGACCCCTAGGCTCCCTAAATCTTCTATTCACCCCAGGGGGCATGATACTTGCACAGGCAATCCTGATTTCGCCATTGATAACAGGTTTCACTATAACAGCGCTTAAAGGAGTTGGCAGCGAAATCGTGGATCTTGCACGATCGCTAGGAGCTACAGAATACCAGACACTAGTCACCTTAATAAGTGAAGCCAGATACGCTATAGTAGCCGCTATAATCCTTGGTTTTGGCAGGGCAATATCAGAGGTTGGTATAGCTATAATGATCGGTGGGAACATAAGAGGCTACACAAGGGTTATAACAAGTGCAATGTCCCTTGAAACTTCTAAAGGAAACCTTGAACTTTCAATAGCCCTTGGGATAATACTACTCCTAATTTCGCTCATGGTAAACACGCTACTCAATTATTTCCAGGAAAGATAG
- a CDS encoding cation transporter: MHNSSIAYYHSIWIEIVAMIVMIMGATNFAVHYAILKGKWKEYFKDIETKVSWPLLILGTLIITMFLYNMHYYDILSSLRYSIFQVVSALSTTGFQTVSGPGISKWAGLGMFILTILMIIGAGSCSTGGGIKWIRFGIMLNGISWGIKSFLFPKAKIPRKIHHIFDMNISKEIFEMTGLFIFAYILIYVISVMIVLFYYHNIGQVMFEVASAQSNVGLSCGLMTPASPAITKLVFMLDFWVGRLEIWPILLFITIPLLNIKRRI, encoded by the coding sequence ATGCATAATAGTAGCATAGCCTATTATCATAGTATATGGATAGAGATAGTTGCAATGATAGTGATGATTATGGGGGCTACGAATTTTGCAGTCCATTATGCAATATTGAAGGGAAAATGGAAAGAATATTTCAAGGATATTGAAACTAAAGTATCCTGGCCTCTACTCATACTCGGGACGCTTATTATCACAATGTTCCTTTACAATATGCATTATTATGATATCCTATCCTCTCTAAGATATTCCATTTTCCAAGTAGTCTCCGCATTATCAACCACAGGATTCCAAACAGTTTCCGGGCCTGGTATAAGCAAGTGGGCGGGTCTTGGAATGTTTATACTCACCATACTCATGATTATAGGTGCGGGCTCATGTTCCACTGGAGGCGGTATAAAATGGATCAGATTTGGGATAATGCTGAATGGGATAAGCTGGGGGATCAAATCATTTTTATTCCCAAAGGCCAAGATACCCCGAAAAATCCATCACATATTTGACATGAACATTAGCAAAGAAATATTTGAGATGACAGGATTATTCATCTTCGCCTACATTCTAATATACGTAATAAGTGTCATGATAGTCCTATTCTATTATCATAATATTGGACAAGTCATGTTTGAAGTTGCATCTGCCCAGAGCAATGTGGGCCTCAGTTGTGGGCTTATGACCCCAGCTTCCCCAGCTATCACCAAGTTAGTGTTCATGCTCGATTTTTGGGTGGGCCGACTCGAGATATGGCCAATACTATTATTCATAACAATCCCCCTCCTCAATATAAAGAGGAGAATATAG
- a CDS encoding sulfate transport system ATP-binding, producing MMLQLQEISKVYGKKVILEDVNLKVDRGETIGIIGPTGAGKTTLLRIIDLLEEPTTGRIIFNGRDALKAKKVEIRRRIGMVFQETPLLKGTVNDNILYGPRIRGLKPSNKKIGEILEIVGLQGYGEMDARKLSGGEKQRLAFARALINQPDLLLLDEPTSNLDPISKRQIENIINKIKGQVTIIFTTHDLIQGQLLAEKIAILNKTIIQMGKVDEVFQRPANSFVAKFLGVENIIKGEARLEDDGLTFIKANGINLYSSEEAEGEVIATIRPEDITVSWVRGNSSALNKLKGKIIKIEKIGSLFQLQVKAGEEIFTVHMTRKSFHDMNINLNSMVWIEFKASAVHIIDQ from the coding sequence ATGATGCTGCAATTACAAGAGATTTCGAAAGTTTATGGCAAAAAAGTAATCTTAGAGGATGTGAATCTTAAAGTTGATAGGGGAGAAACGATTGGGATTATAGGACCCACTGGGGCGGGTAAAACAACACTACTAAGGATCATAGACCTCCTTGAGGAACCCACCACCGGTAGGATAATATTTAATGGTAGAGATGCCTTAAAAGCAAAAAAAGTAGAGATAAGGCGGAGAATAGGGATGGTATTCCAGGAAACACCACTACTAAAAGGCACAGTCAATGATAACATACTATACGGGCCCAGGATAAGGGGCCTCAAACCATCAAACAAGAAAATAGGGGAAATCCTAGAAATTGTAGGCTTGCAAGGATATGGGGAAATGGACGCCAGGAAACTCTCAGGGGGTGAAAAACAGAGGCTTGCATTCGCACGCGCCCTTATAAACCAGCCGGATCTTCTACTCCTCGATGAACCAACATCAAACCTCGATCCAATCTCAAAAAGGCAGATAGAAAATATAATAAACAAAATAAAAGGCCAGGTTACAATCATATTCACCACACATGACCTAATCCAAGGACAACTTTTAGCAGAGAAGATCGCTATACTCAACAAGACCATAATACAAATGGGAAAAGTAGATGAAGTATTCCAAAGACCAGCAAATAGTTTCGTGGCCAAATTCTTAGGCGTGGAGAACATAATAAAAGGTGAAGCTCGCCTAGAAGATGATGGACTCACATTCATAAAAGCTAATGGTATAAACCTTTATTCTTCAGAAGAGGCAGAGGGTGAAGTTATCGCCACCATAAGACCAGAAGACATAACAGTATCTTGGGTTCGTGGAAATTCAAGCGCGCTCAACAAACTTAAAGGCAAAATAATCAAAATAGAGAAGATAGGATCATTATTCCAACTCCAAGTAAAAGCGGGAGAAGAAATTTTCACAGTGCACATGACAAGAAAATCGTTCCATGACATGAACATAAACTTAAACTCTATGGTATGGATAGAATTCAAGGCCTCAGCAGTCCACATAATCGACCAATAG